The proteins below come from a single Motilibacter peucedani genomic window:
- the rdgB gene encoding RdgB/HAM1 family non-canonical purine NTP pyrophosphatase: MKVVLSTRNAHKLQEVQRILAAEAVAGVEVVGLDGFDVPEVVEDGVSFAENALLKAEAAARATGLPAIADDSGIAVDALNGMPGIFSARWAGTHGDDQANLDLLLAQVADVPDARRGASFVCAAALVRPDGSRHVEEGVVRGTLLRARRGEGGFGYDPVFVPEGHELSTAEMSPAAKDAISHRGRAFRALSGALRTLARS; this comes from the coding sequence ATGAAGGTCGTGCTCTCGACGCGCAACGCGCACAAGCTGCAGGAGGTGCAGCGGATCCTCGCCGCCGAGGCGGTCGCCGGGGTGGAGGTCGTCGGGCTCGACGGCTTCGACGTGCCCGAGGTGGTCGAGGACGGGGTCAGCTTCGCCGAGAACGCGCTGCTGAAGGCCGAGGCGGCCGCGCGTGCCACGGGCCTGCCGGCGATCGCCGACGACAGCGGCATCGCCGTCGACGCGCTCAACGGCATGCCGGGCATCTTCTCCGCGCGCTGGGCCGGCACCCACGGCGACGACCAGGCCAACCTCGACCTGCTGCTCGCGCAGGTCGCCGACGTGCCGGATGCGCGCCGCGGAGCGAGCTTCGTGTGTGCGGCGGCGCTGGTGCGCCCCGACGGCTCGCGCCACGTCGAGGAGGGCGTCGTGAGGGGTACGTTGCTGCGCGCCCGCAGGGGAGAGGGCGGGTTCGGCTACGACCCCGTCTTCGTGCCCGAGGGGCACGAGCTCAGCACGGCAGAGATGTCCCCGGCCGCGAAGGACGCGATCTCCCACCGCGGCAGGGCTTTTCGCGCACTGTCGGGGGCACTGCGCACGCTGGCCCGCTCCTGA
- a CDS encoding MBL fold metallo-hydrolase yields the protein MRLTVAGCSGSGPGRDGAASCYLVEAGSTRIVLDVGPGSLSPLQRHVRLADVDAVLLSHLHPDHCLDLCAWHVAAKYGDAGRAGTLRAVASTGAAERMARAYGVERPERLDTMTFEAWTPELNVGDVRVTAVRAAHPGESWSMRLEHEGRSLVFSGDTGPNPRLQELAAGCNLLLCEAAAEEPLPGLHLTGAEAGELAAAAGAGRLVLTHIPTWTDPADALEQARGAYGGEVVLAASGGVHEV from the coding sequence TCACCGTCGCCGGCTGCTCGGGCTCGGGACCGGGCCGCGACGGCGCCGCGAGCTGCTACCTCGTCGAGGCCGGCAGCACCCGCATCGTGCTCGACGTCGGCCCGGGCTCGCTGAGCCCGCTGCAGCGCCACGTACGCCTCGCCGACGTCGACGCGGTACTGCTGAGCCACCTGCACCCCGACCACTGCCTCGACCTGTGCGCCTGGCACGTCGCCGCCAAGTACGGCGACGCCGGCCGGGCGGGGACGCTGCGCGCGGTCGCCTCCACGGGCGCGGCGGAGCGGATGGCCCGCGCCTACGGCGTCGAGCGTCCCGAGCGCCTCGACACGATGACGTTCGAGGCGTGGACACCGGAGCTGAACGTGGGCGACGTACGCGTCACCGCCGTCCGCGCCGCGCACCCGGGGGAGTCGTGGTCGATGCGCCTCGAGCACGAGGGCCGCAGCCTCGTCTTCAGCGGCGACACCGGGCCGAACCCGAGGCTGCAGGAGCTCGCCGCAGGCTGCAACCTGCTCCTGTGCGAGGCCGCGGCCGAGGAGCCGCTGCCGGGCCTGCACCTCACGGGGGCCGAGGCCGGTGAGCTGGCCGCAGCAGCCGGCGCCGGACGCCTCGTGCTCACGCACATCCCGACTTGGACCGACCCGGCGGACGCGCTGGAGCAGGCGAGAGGCGCCTACGGCGGCGAGGTCGTGCTGGCCGCCTCGGGCGGGGTGCACGAGGTCTGA
- a CDS encoding GroES family chaperonin: MPVTALEPGVPVRLLHDRVLVRLTPGEGERRTGAGIVIPATAAVGKRLVWGTVAAVGPNARAIEAGDSVLYDPEDKPEVELHGATYVMLRERDVSALAAARVADSATGLYL, from the coding sequence CTGCCCGTGACCGCTCTCGAGCCCGGCGTCCCCGTCCGGCTCCTGCACGACCGCGTCCTCGTGCGGCTCACGCCCGGCGAGGGCGAGCGCCGCACGGGCGCGGGGATCGTCATCCCCGCGACCGCCGCCGTCGGCAAGCGCCTGGTCTGGGGCACGGTCGCGGCGGTCGGCCCCAACGCCCGCGCGATCGAAGCCGGCGACAGCGTGCTCTACGACCCCGAGGACAAGCCGGAGGTCGAGCTGCACGGCGCGACCTACGTGATGCTGCGCGAGCGCGACGTGTCGGCGCTCGCCGCGGCCCGGGTGGCGGACAGCGCGACCGGGCTCTACCTCTGA
- a CDS encoding DUF3618 domain-containing protein encodes MSDPSRTVSPNGAANRSPKDIERDIELTRNRLAGTIDEISERVKPANVVARLKEKAREQVVAPDGSLRVDRLAGAAAAAVSALGLVVLRARRR; translated from the coding sequence GTGAGCGATCCCTCCCGGACCGTGTCGCCGAATGGTGCGGCGAACCGCTCGCCCAAGGACATCGAGCGCGACATCGAGCTCACCCGCAACCGGCTGGCCGGGACCATCGACGAGATCAGCGAGCGGGTCAAGCCCGCCAACGTCGTGGCCCGGCTCAAGGAGAAGGCGCGCGAGCAGGTCGTCGCGCCCGACGGCAGCCTGCGCGTCGACCGGCTCGCGGGAGCCGCGGCCGCCGCCGTGTCGGCATTGGGTCTCGTGGTGCTGCGCGCCCGGCGCCGCTGA
- a CDS encoding FAD:protein FMN transferase: MSRSCRNSRQALCRCVVPALCGSCASIGRRQHMERPAGAQPTHRDRADARGMNLLPVTRTGDIRTSVGLVDPRLHRRAVRIARRHVNAALGACSTSFSSEIVRTRRAGTGPVHISPLLAWIVSQSLEAARLTDGAFDPTVRPGGTTKVLVGCGGSAQPPRRAAGWCTVRVDAGMLVMPHETTLVLQPVALAMAAQSAAREIYARCGSGALVVAGASAAVAGETREWDIPGGLLPRGTARTWAGPEAVVDPGSGREVVPLWREVVVTSPSAPAAAALAIAASVWRTTAPERLAHLGVSARLTSLAGETTWVA, from the coding sequence ATGTCGAGGTCATGCCGCAACTCTCGCCAGGCGCTCTGTCGCTGCGTTGTGCCTGCACTGTGCGGTTCCTGTGCCTCGATCGGCCGCCGACAGCACATGGAACGACCAGCCGGTGCTCAGCCCACGCACAGGGATCGGGCCGACGCTCGAGGCATGAACCTGCTACCCGTGACCCGCACCGGTGACATCCGTACTTCCGTCGGGCTCGTGGACCCGCGGCTGCACCGACGCGCTGTCAGGATCGCCCGACGGCACGTCAACGCCGCACTCGGCGCGTGCTCGACGTCGTTCTCGTCGGAGATCGTACGCACGCGCCGGGCAGGCACCGGACCTGTCCACATCAGTCCACTGTTGGCGTGGATCGTGTCTCAGTCCTTGGAGGCCGCGCGACTCACTGACGGCGCCTTCGACCCGACCGTGCGACCCGGTGGCACGACCAAGGTGCTCGTGGGTTGCGGAGGCAGCGCACAGCCGCCGCGGCGAGCGGCAGGGTGGTGCACGGTACGCGTCGACGCCGGCATGCTCGTCATGCCACACGAGACCACTCTGGTGCTCCAGCCGGTGGCCCTGGCGATGGCCGCGCAGAGCGCCGCACGAGAGATCTACGCGCGGTGCGGAAGCGGAGCGCTCGTCGTCGCCGGCGCCTCCGCCGCCGTCGCCGGCGAGACGCGGGAGTGGGACATCCCCGGCGGCCTGCTGCCTCGCGGCACGGCCCGCACGTGGGCCGGGCCGGAGGCGGTCGTCGACCCCGGGTCCGGTCGCGAGGTCGTGCCGCTGTGGCGGGAGGTCGTGGTCACGTCCCCGAGCGCGCCCGCCGCGGCCGCGCTCGCGATCGCCGCGTCGGTGTGGCGCACGACCGCGCCCGAGCGGCTGGCGCACCTGGGCGTCAGCGCCCGGTTGACCAGCCTGGCCGGCGAGACGACGTGGGTGGCGTGA
- a CDS encoding Rv0909 family putative TA system antitoxin has product MGIEDSIEKASDAGIEKAGDAAEAKTGGKGEQQIESAEKAADAKIGE; this is encoded by the coding sequence ATGGGCATCGAGGACAGCATCGAGAAGGCCAGCGACGCGGGCATCGAGAAGGCGGGCGACGCGGCCGAGGCCAAGACCGGCGGCAAGGGCGAGCAGCAGATCGAGTCCGCGGAGAAGGCGGCCGACGCCAAGATCGGCGAGTAG
- a CDS encoding ArnT family glycosyltransferase, whose protein sequence is MTSTSLAPPRVDPLPPPPMPTPPGKDLSWVRPALVGLLALTAVLYLWGLGASGWANSFYAAAVQAGSVSWKAFFFGSSDAASSITVDKTPASLWVMALSARVFGMSSWSMLVPQALMGVASVGLLYEAVRRVTTPAAGLFAGAVLALTPVAVLMFRFNNPDALLVLLLMGAAYAMTRAVEKAETRWLLLAGTLIGFGFLTKMLQALLVVPGFALAYLVLAPTPVRRRIVQLLGAGLALLVSCGWWIATVELMPASARPYIGGSQHNSILELVIGYNGLGRLSGNETGSVGGGGGGGTGMWGETGILRLFDAEMGGQASWLVPAALLLLVGGLVALRRAARTDVARAALLLWGSWLVVTFLTFSFMRGIFHAYYNVALAPAIGATVGIGAALVWRERAALWARCVLAAAVLVSAWWAWVLLGRSADFVPWLRPVVLVVGVVAAVALLAPQLGARVTAAAVTLSLVAALAGPAAYAVETAATPHTGSIVTAGPTVAGSGGPGGRGGFGGQRGPGGPGGQPPAGVGGGTGAPTGGPTGGGAGGLLNGSTPTAELTALLQTNADDYTWVAAAVGSNTASGYQLASGDPVMAIGGFNGSDPSPTLAELEALVAAGTIHYFIGGGGMGMGSQRGGSNASGEIASWVSSTYTATTVGGVTVYDLSAR, encoded by the coding sequence ATGACCTCGACATCCCTCGCCCCACCACGAGTCGACCCACTGCCGCCCCCGCCGATGCCGACGCCGCCGGGCAAGGACCTCTCGTGGGTCCGGCCTGCCCTCGTCGGCCTGCTCGCCCTGACCGCGGTGCTCTACCTCTGGGGCCTCGGAGCCTCCGGCTGGGCCAACTCGTTCTACGCGGCCGCCGTGCAGGCGGGGTCGGTGAGCTGGAAGGCCTTCTTCTTCGGCTCCTCGGACGCCGCGAGCTCCATCACCGTCGACAAGACGCCGGCTTCGCTGTGGGTCATGGCGCTCTCCGCCCGTGTCTTCGGCATGAGCAGCTGGTCGATGCTGGTGCCGCAGGCGCTGATGGGCGTGGCGAGCGTCGGGCTGCTCTACGAGGCAGTGCGCCGCGTCACCACGCCGGCCGCCGGTCTCTTCGCCGGCGCGGTGCTCGCGCTCACGCCGGTCGCGGTGCTGATGTTCCGCTTCAACAACCCGGACGCGCTGCTCGTGCTGCTGCTCATGGGCGCTGCCTACGCGATGACGCGCGCGGTCGAGAAGGCCGAGACGCGGTGGCTGCTCCTCGCGGGAACTCTCATCGGCTTCGGCTTCCTCACCAAGATGCTGCAGGCGCTGCTCGTGGTGCCCGGCTTCGCACTCGCCTACCTGGTGCTGGCGCCCACACCCGTACGCCGTCGCATCGTCCAGCTGCTCGGCGCCGGTCTCGCGCTGTTGGTCTCGTGCGGGTGGTGGATCGCGACCGTCGAGCTGATGCCCGCCTCCGCCCGCCCCTACATCGGCGGCTCGCAGCACAACAGCATCCTCGAGCTGGTCATCGGCTACAACGGCCTCGGCCGCCTGAGCGGCAACGAGACCGGCAGCGTGGGCGGCGGGGGTGGCGGCGGCACCGGCATGTGGGGCGAGACCGGCATCCTCCGGCTGTTCGACGCCGAGATGGGCGGCCAGGCCTCCTGGCTCGTCCCCGCCGCGCTGCTCCTGCTGGTCGGCGGCCTCGTGGCGCTGCGCCGCGCCGCCCGCACCGACGTGGCGCGCGCTGCCCTGCTGCTGTGGGGGAGCTGGCTGGTGGTCACCTTCCTCACCTTCAGCTTCATGAGGGGCATCTTCCACGCCTACTACAACGTCGCCCTCGCCCCCGCGATCGGCGCGACCGTCGGCATCGGCGCCGCCCTCGTCTGGCGCGAGCGCGCGGCCCTGTGGGCCAGATGCGTACTCGCAGCCGCGGTCCTCGTCTCGGCCTGGTGGGCATGGGTGCTGCTCGGCCGCTCGGCCGACTTCGTGCCGTGGCTGCGCCCGGTGGTGCTCGTCGTGGGCGTCGTCGCCGCGGTCGCGCTGCTCGCACCGCAGCTCGGCGCTCGGGTGACCGCCGCCGCAGTGACGCTCTCGCTGGTCGCGGCGCTGGCGGGACCGGCGGCGTACGCGGTGGAGACCGCAGCCACGCCCCACACCGGGTCGATCGTGACCGCCGGTCCCACCGTCGCCGGCTCCGGCGGCCCGGGCGGGCGAGGCGGCTTCGGCGGCCAGCGCGGCCCCGGCGGACCGGGCGGCCAGCCGCCCGCGGGTGTCGGCGGCGGCACCGGCGCCCCCACGGGGGGACCCACGGGCGGCGGCGCCGGCGGCCTGCTCAACGGCTCGACGCCCACCGCGGAGCTGACCGCGCTGCTGCAGACGAATGCCGACGACTACACGTGGGTGGCCGCGGCGGTCGGGTCGAACACCGCCTCGGGCTACCAGCTCGCGAGCGGCGACCCGGTCATGGCGATCGGGGGCTTCAACGGCAGCGACCCCTCACCCACGCTCGCCGAGTTGGAGGCGCTCGTCGCCGCCGGCACGATCCACTACTTCATCGGCGGCGGCGGGATGGGCATGGGCTCGCAGAGGGGCGGCAGCAACGCCTCGGGCGAGATCGCGTCGTGGGTGTCCTCGACCTACACCGCCACCACGGTCGGTGGTGTGACGGTCTACGACCTGTCAGCCCGCTAG
- the rph gene encoding ribonuclease PH, whose product MARPDGRSADDLRPVTFSRGWLAHAEGSVLVEFGRTRVLCAASVTEGVPRWRKGSGLGWVTAEYAMLPRSTNTRNDRESVKGRIGGRTHEISRLVGRSLRAVVDEKALGENTIVLDCDVLQADGGTRTAAITGAYVALADAVGYLRERGALKGNPLKDSVSAVSVGIIDGEPRLDLCYDEDVKAETDMNVVMTGDGRFVEVQGTAEGAPFDKAELDALLELAAGGCTQLGVLQAEALGR is encoded by the coding sequence ATGGCACGACCCGACGGCCGCAGCGCCGATGACCTCCGCCCCGTCACGTTCTCGCGCGGCTGGCTGGCCCACGCCGAGGGCAGCGTCCTGGTCGAGTTCGGCCGCACCCGCGTGCTGTGCGCGGCCAGCGTCACCGAGGGCGTGCCGCGCTGGCGCAAGGGCAGCGGTCTGGGCTGGGTGACAGCGGAGTACGCGATGCTGCCCCGCAGCACCAACACCCGCAACGACCGCGAGTCGGTCAAGGGCAGGATCGGCGGCCGCACGCACGAGATCTCCCGTCTGGTCGGGCGCAGCCTGCGGGCGGTCGTCGACGAGAAGGCGCTGGGGGAGAACACGATCGTGCTCGACTGCGACGTGCTCCAGGCCGACGGCGGCACTCGCACGGCGGCCATCACCGGCGCCTACGTCGCCCTCGCCGACGCGGTGGGATACCTGCGCGAGCGCGGCGCCCTCAAGGGCAACCCGCTCAAGGACTCCGTCAGCGCGGTCAGCGTCGGCATCATCGACGGCGAGCCCCGCCTCGACCTCTGCTACGACGAGGACGTCAAGGCCGAGACCGACATGAACGTCGTCATGACCGGCGACGGCCGCTTCGTCGAGGTGCAGGGCACCGCCGAGGGCGCGCCGTTCGACAAGGCCGAGCTGGACGCGCTGCTCGAGCTCGCGGCCGGCGGCTGCACGCAGCTCGGCGTGCTGCAGGCGGAGGCGCTGGGGCGATGA
- a CDS encoding alpha/beta hydrolase, with product MTSVLPGAEPFSADGDRDGVGDGIGFVLSHGFTGSPASMRPWAEHLAAEGFTVRVPRLPGHGTTWQDANSTTWQDWYAEVEAAYDEVAARCSTVVAGGLSMGGTLVTRLAERRPLSGLVVVNPSYATERWDARLARWVSWAVRSRPAIGGDIKRPGGHEPTYDRTPVAAFASLQRLWTVTRRDFGLVRAPVLLFRSREDHVVEPLSAELLRAGATGTTVEEVVLEESYHVATLDNDAPLIFSRSVEFARGLVGRGLVAPGLPTP from the coding sequence ATGACGAGCGTGCTGCCGGGCGCCGAGCCCTTCTCCGCCGACGGCGACCGCGACGGCGTCGGCGACGGCATCGGCTTCGTGCTCAGCCACGGGTTCACCGGCTCACCGGCCTCCATGCGGCCCTGGGCCGAGCACCTCGCCGCTGAAGGCTTCACGGTGCGCGTGCCCCGCCTGCCCGGTCACGGCACCACCTGGCAGGACGCGAACTCGACGACCTGGCAGGACTGGTACGCCGAGGTCGAGGCGGCCTACGACGAGGTGGCCGCCCGCTGCTCGACGGTGGTCGCCGGCGGGCTCTCGATGGGTGGCACCCTGGTCACCCGACTCGCCGAGCGGCGGCCGCTGTCGGGCCTCGTGGTGGTCAACCCCTCCTACGCGACCGAGCGGTGGGACGCCCGGCTGGCGCGCTGGGTCTCGTGGGCGGTGAGGTCACGGCCGGCCATCGGCGGGGACATCAAGCGCCCGGGAGGCCACGAGCCGACCTACGACCGCACGCCGGTGGCCGCATTCGCGTCGTTGCAGCGGCTCTGGACCGTCACCCGGAGGGACTTCGGGCTCGTACGCGCTCCCGTGCTGCTCTTCCGCAGCCGCGAGGACCACGTCGTCGAGCCGCTCTCCGCCGAGCTGCTGCGCGCGGGCGCGACCGGCACGACGGTCGAGGAGGTGGTGCTCGAGGAGAGCTACCACGTCGCGACGCTCGACAACGACGCGCCGCTCATCTTCTCCAGGTCCGTCGAGTTCGCGCGGGGGCTGGTGGGTAGAGGGCTCGTGGCGCCGGGGCTCCCGACGCCGTAG
- a CDS encoding response regulator transcription factor — MPGSVLVVDDDAVVSGVVVDYLRRAGFTAHSVADGGRGLAAAREHRPDLVVLDVMLPGVDGIEVCRALRAEVATAATPVILLTALGQEDDRVLGLEVGADDYVTKPFSPRELVLRVESVLRRVRGGPVASAADVTSGGVVVSPSSRRVHVRGAEVSLTAREFDLLAFLVAHPGQAFKREELLERVWGWSFGDRSTVTVHVRRLREKVEADPAAPVLLETVWGVGYRWAATP, encoded by the coding sequence GTGCCCGGCTCGGTCCTCGTGGTCGACGACGACGCCGTCGTGTCCGGCGTCGTCGTCGACTACCTGCGCCGGGCGGGCTTCACCGCCCACTCGGTCGCCGACGGCGGCCGCGGGCTCGCGGCGGCCCGCGAGCACCGCCCCGACCTCGTCGTCCTCGACGTGATGCTGCCCGGCGTCGACGGGATCGAGGTCTGCCGGGCGCTGCGCGCGGAGGTCGCGACCGCGGCCACGCCGGTCATCCTGCTCACCGCCCTGGGCCAGGAGGACGACCGCGTGCTCGGCCTCGAGGTCGGCGCCGACGACTACGTGACCAAGCCCTTCAGCCCCCGCGAGCTGGTGCTGCGCGTCGAGTCGGTGCTGCGCCGCGTACGCGGTGGCCCGGTCGCCAGCGCCGCCGACGTCACGAGCGGCGGGGTCGTCGTGTCCCCGTCGTCGCGCCGGGTGCACGTGCGCGGCGCCGAGGTCTCGCTGACAGCACGGGAGTTCGACCTGCTGGCCTTCCTCGTCGCCCACCCCGGCCAGGCGTTCAAGCGCGAGGAGCTGCTCGAGCGGGTCTGGGGCTGGTCGTTCGGCGACCGCTCCACGGTGACGGTGCACGTGCGGCGGCTGCGCGAGAAGGTCGAGGCCGACCCGGCGGCGCCGGTGCTGCTCGAGACGGTGTGGGGCGTGGGCTACCGGTGGGCGGCGACCCCGTGA
- a CDS encoding sensor histidine kinase, which translates to MSLGPDTRVLVVAAACSLLLGGALLLVFRALRRLPIGVSLAGAVLTAVLSVVAGTAVASHEMYLTAGALHVVVMIAVVAGLGAAVVGLLLAREVARDVREAQRHAASLAEARAYSPGRRSRTAELADLSDELDRTAARLAEATERERSLERSRRELVAWVSHDLRTPLAGLRAVVEALEDGVGADPAVQLKTVRTEVDRLTGMIDDLFELSRVQSGARSGRRERVRVHDLVSDAIAGGRPVAEARGVELVGAAGEQLVLEGDVSALQRALDNLVGNAVRHTGSGGTVQVTARRAGGEVLLEVSDGCGGIAPADLDRVFDTGWQADASRSPGGRGGAGLGLAIVRGITEAHGGTATVENAGEGCRFRLALPAS; encoded by the coding sequence GTGAGCCTCGGCCCCGACACCCGCGTGCTCGTCGTCGCCGCCGCCTGCTCGCTGCTGCTCGGCGGCGCGCTGCTGCTGGTCTTCCGGGCGCTGCGGCGGCTGCCGATCGGCGTGAGCCTCGCCGGCGCGGTCCTCACCGCGGTGCTCTCCGTGGTGGCCGGCACCGCGGTCGCCTCGCACGAGATGTACCTGACCGCAGGCGCTCTGCACGTCGTCGTGATGATCGCCGTCGTGGCCGGCCTCGGCGCCGCGGTCGTCGGACTGCTCCTCGCCCGCGAGGTCGCCCGCGACGTCCGCGAGGCCCAGCGGCACGCGGCGTCGCTGGCCGAGGCGCGCGCGTACTCCCCCGGCCGCCGCTCGCGGACCGCCGAGCTCGCCGACCTGTCCGACGAGCTCGACCGCACCGCCGCGCGGCTGGCGGAGGCGACCGAGCGCGAGCGCTCGCTGGAGAGGTCACGGCGCGAGCTGGTGGCGTGGGTGTCGCACGACCTGCGTACGCCGCTGGCCGGTCTGCGCGCGGTGGTCGAGGCGCTCGAGGACGGCGTGGGCGCCGACCCCGCCGTGCAGCTCAAGACGGTGCGCACCGAGGTCGACCGGCTCACCGGGATGATCGACGACCTGTTCGAGCTCTCGAGGGTGCAGTCCGGCGCGCGGTCGGGGCGGCGGGAGCGCGTACGCGTGCACGACCTGGTGAGCGACGCGATCGCGGGCGGACGGCCGGTCGCCGAGGCCCGCGGCGTCGAGCTCGTCGGTGCTGCGGGCGAGCAGCTGGTGCTCGAGGGTGACGTCAGCGCGCTGCAGCGGGCGCTGGACAACCTGGTCGGCAACGCCGTGCGGCACACCGGCTCCGGCGGCACGGTGCAGGTGACCGCGCGCCGCGCGGGCGGCGAGGTGCTGCTCGAGGTGAGCGACGGGTGCGGCGGCATCGCGCCCGCCGACCTGGACCGCGTGTTCGACACCGGCTGGCAGGCCGACGCGTCACGCTCGCCGGGCGGCCGCGGCGGAGCCGGTCTGGGACTGGCCATCGTGCGCGGCATCACCGAGGCGCACGGCGGCACCGCGACGGTCGAGAACGCGGGCGAGGGCTGCCGCTTCCGGCTGGCCCTGCCCGCGTCCTGA
- the bcp gene encoding thioredoxin-dependent thiol peroxidase, which translates to MTETSRLSPGDTAPAFTLPDADGTPVSLDSLRGRKAVVYFYPAAGTPGCTKQACDFRDSLEPLAAAGYAVVGISPDAPAKLAKFRDAEQVSFPLLSDADRSVMTAWGAYGTKSLYGKQVTGVIRSTFVLDEQGTVEKAMYAVKATGHVAKLRRELGV; encoded by the coding sequence ATGACCGAGACGAGCAGGCTGTCGCCCGGCGACACCGCGCCCGCCTTCACCCTGCCCGACGCCGACGGCACGCCGGTGTCGCTGGACTCGCTGCGCGGGCGCAAGGCGGTCGTCTACTTCTACCCCGCCGCCGGCACGCCGGGCTGCACCAAGCAGGCCTGCGACTTCCGCGACTCGCTCGAGCCGCTCGCTGCGGCCGGGTACGCGGTGGTCGGCATCTCCCCCGACGCTCCCGCCAAGCTGGCGAAGTTCCGCGACGCCGAGCAGGTGAGCTTCCCGCTGCTCTCCGACGCCGACCGCTCGGTGATGACCGCGTGGGGCGCCTACGGGACCAAGTCGCTCTACGGCAAGCAGGTCACCGGCGTCATCCGCTCGACGTTCGTGCTGGACGAGCAGGGCACGGTCGAGAAGGCGATGTACGCGGTGAAGGCCACCGGCCACGTGGCCAAGCTGCGCCGGGAGCTCGGGGTCTGA
- a CDS encoding lactonase family protein, with product MHRTTRRTLALAGALAAGAAVTPPAFAATPNNSPRGAAFVQENALSGNTVVGWSRLRDGSLVASGAWATGGNGGVTQGAPFDALASQGSLVLDHAHGLLLAVNAGSGTLTVFSVHGATLTRRQVLSTGGSFPVSVSVSGDLVYVLNGGGSVGVTGFRIGAGSSLTAIPGSARSVGITNTAVPEFLHSPGQVGFTPDGRTLLVTTKVGGTVLGYPVRSDGTLAPTPAVTPVDGVPFSFAFDRRDHLVLTDASVSRTLVYAVGSDGSLTRLGASAPDGGAALCWNAASRHFVFGTNSGSGTLAAWKTGPHGDVTQVGGTGAVSAVGDGAPLDLSVSSDDDHLYALNPLTGTVQGWSIGSDGSLAQVEDVAGLPQFSPATGGPEGLVAS from the coding sequence ATGCACCGCACCACTCGCCGCACCCTCGCCCTGGCCGGCGCCCTCGCAGCCGGCGCGGCGGTCACGCCGCCTGCCTTCGCGGCGACGCCCAACAACAGCCCCCGCGGCGCGGCCTTCGTCCAGGAGAACGCCCTGTCGGGCAACACGGTCGTCGGCTGGTCCAGGCTGCGCGACGGCTCGCTCGTCGCCTCGGGCGCGTGGGCCACCGGCGGCAACGGGGGAGTCACGCAGGGCGCCCCCTTCGACGCGCTCGCCTCGCAGGGCTCGCTCGTGCTCGACCACGCGCACGGCCTGCTGCTCGCCGTCAACGCCGGCAGCGGCACGCTCACCGTCTTCTCGGTCCACGGCGCGACGCTGACCCGGCGCCAGGTGCTCTCGACGGGCGGCTCGTTCCCCGTCAGCGTCAGCGTGTCCGGCGACCTGGTCTACGTGCTCAACGGCGGCGGCTCGGTCGGCGTGACCGGCTTCCGCATCGGTGCCGGGTCGAGCCTCACCGCCATCCCCGGCTCCGCGCGCAGCGTAGGCATCACCAACACCGCCGTCCCGGAGTTCCTGCACTCGCCGGGGCAGGTCGGCTTCACGCCCGACGGCCGGACCCTGCTCGTGACCACCAAGGTCGGCGGCACGGTGCTCGGCTACCCGGTGCGCAGCGACGGCACGCTCGCGCCGACCCCCGCCGTCACGCCCGTCGACGGCGTGCCCTTCAGCTTCGCCTTCGACCGGCGCGACCACCTCGTCCTGACCGACGCGTCGGTGTCGCGCACGCTGGTCTACGCGGTCGGCAGTGACGGCTCGCTCACGAGGCTCGGCGCGTCGGCCCCCGACGGGGGTGCGGCGCTGTGCTGGAACGCGGCCTCGCGCCACTTCGTCTTCGGCACCAACAGCGGCAGCGGCACGCTCGCCGCCTGGAAGACGGGGCCGCACGGCGACGTCACCCAGGTCGGCGGCACCGGTGCCGTCAGCGCCGTGGGCGACGGCGCGCCGCTCGACCTGTCGGTGAGCTCCGACGACGACCACCTCTACGCGCTGAACCCGCTCACCGGCACGGTGCAGGGCTGGTCGATCGGCTCCGACGGCAGCCTCGCGCAGGTCGAGGACGTGGCCGGCCTGCCGCAGTTCAGCCCGGCCACGGGCGGCCCGGAGGGCCTCGTCGCCAGCTGA